From Pseudomonas sp. G2-4:
GGTGAACAGCCTGACCTCGCGATTTTCGATACGGACCATGACCCGGTAACCGTCGAATTTAATCTCGTAGAGCCATTCGCCGTCGGGGGCGCTGTCTACCAATGTCGCCAGTTCCGGTTTGAGCGTCTCGGGAATCGGTCCGGCCACCGCGCCGCTGAGGCGGGTCTTCGAGGTCTTTTTCGTCGACTTCGGCTTGGCGGCTTTTTCCGGCGATTTCACCGGTTTGGCTGCGGCTTTGGCTGTGGCGGCCTTGCCCCGACGCTTGGGCACGATGGTGCGGTCGCTGAGCACGCTGTCCGGTGCTTCCAGCACCACGTCATAGTCGCTTTCGGGACGGGCGGCTTCGTCCTGATGCTTGATCAGGAACCACTGCTCCTGCTTGCCAGGCATGTGGGTGCGCACCAGGTTCCACAGGCCGCTGAGCTTTTCGCCTTGCAGCTCGAACTTGAGCCGGCCTTTTTCATAGGCCTCGTGCGGATCGCCTTGGGGAATCCACGCGCCCCGGTCCCAGACGATGACATCGCCGGCACCGTAGTGGCCTTCGGGGATGCTGCCCTCAAACGTCGCGTAATCCAGTGGATGATCTTCGACATGCACCGCCAGGCGCTTGACCTTGGGGTCCAGTGACGGTCCCTTGGGCACTGCCCAGCTCTTGAGCGCACCGTCCAGCTCCAGGCGGAAGTCGTAATGCAGTCGTGAGGCATCGTGCTTCTGGATGCAGAACTGCAAGGCGTGGGCGCTTCTCGCCGATCTGCGGGAGCGCTTCGCCGCCGGCTCCGAGGTGGCGGTGAAATCGCGCATGCGGTTGTAATCATCCAGGGTCTTGCTACTCATGGCCCACCTGCAACCTGCGGCAATGCCGGATCAGCCACCGGCATCCCGGCGGTTTCCGCCAGCAACTGATCGACGACCCGGCTCAATGCCTGTTCGGTGGAGTCTCCCAGCAGCAACCCTTGTTCGTAGACAACGATTTGCCGGTCGGCGCTGGTCCCCTCCTGCACCATGCGGCGTGCCTGCTTGAAGACGTCTTGAACCCCCAAGGCGGCAGCCGTGTCGCCAAAGGTTTCTTCTGCAACCGTCAGCCACTCACCGATAAGCATGGGCTGCTCCTGCCCCTCAGCGATGAACTCCGCCAGAATCCCGTGGCGTTTGGCCCGCCAGCGGTTTTCCTTGAGCATCCAGTGGGACATGAGGCTGAAGTTGCCACCCGGCCGGGGTTGAGCAACGGCATGGGCGACCATCAGGCGAAACAGCGAGACGAGGCACAGGACGTCTTCGATCCGAGGGCAGGCATCGCAAATGCGTAATTCCAGCGTGGGGTAACGCGACGATGGTCGTATGACCCACCAGCAATCGCTGGGTTGGCGAATGGAACCGGTGCGCATGAGCATGTCGACATAACCGGCGAAACCCGACTCGTCCTCGAAGAACTCCGGGGCGCCCATGCGCGGCCATTCATCGCAAGCGACTTGGCGATAGCTGCTGAACCCACTGTAGGCACCGTTCCAGAACGGTGATGAAGCGCTCAGCGCGAGGAACATCGGGAGCCAAGGCAAGACCTCGTTCATGACCCGTACCCGATCCTGGGTCGCGGGCACCTCCACATGCACATGCAGGCCCGACAGCACGCTGCGTCGCGCCACGCGCTGGTAATCGTCGAACAGTTGCTGGAAATGCAGCTCATCGGTGGGTTGCAGCACCTGCGTGGCCATCGGGTGGGAACCCGCACTGAGCAGCCCCAGGCCATAGGAGGCCAGGCGCTGGTTCAGGCCCGTACGCACCTGGGTCAAGTAATCGGCGGCCTCGGGCAGGCTGCGGAAGATGGGCGATGCCATCTCGACCTGGCTCTGGAACATTTCATGGGCGAAATGCTTGCCCAGCACGCTCCGGCACGCTGCGACAGCATCCGCAGGGGGTTGGCCGGGCATGCAGCGGGTTTGCAGGTCGGTGATGAAATACTCCTCTTCAATGCCGAACTTCATGCGCCTGTTCATCGATAGTCCCTCCGATACCCGCGCCGATGCGGGTTACAACCAACGCCACCACGGCGATCCTTTCCACGTCCTGATAACCCGGCGTGAGCAATTCCTCACCAAATACATCCGGGTCCAATTCTCGATAAGTCCAGCCGAATTCCGCTGAGTCACGCCATGGCCCCAGGGCTTCGAGAAACGGGTCCCGGCCATCGACCATCGCCACACCGGTATAGAGCACCAACGAGCCGCCCGGTGTGAGCCTGGGCAAGGCCTGCTCGACGATGCGCAATGACAGCCCGGCCCCGAGCACCCCGCCGCCATGGCGATACGCTCGCTCGGAGGGGTCAGCCATGTACGGCGGGTTGGCGACAATCAGATCGAAGTTGCCCTCCACGTCCTGCAGCACGTCGCTGCGGGCGATTTCGACATTGGCCACCTCGGCCAGCGCCGCATTCACGGCACTTAGACGCAGGGCCAATGGGTTGATGTCCAGGGCCAACACCTGAGCCTCACGCCGGGCCCGGGCAATCACCAGGGCCCCGACACCGGCGCCACAACCGATGTCCACGGCGCGATGCACTGCTGTGAAATTCTGTTGCAGATGAGTATGGATCAGTTGTGCGAAGCGGTAGCTGTCCGGCCCAAAAAACACCGCATCGCTGGCCTGGGTGGGGAATTGCGAATGGGCAAACAGCAAACCGTCCAGGCTCGACCAGCGCACCCGGCTGTGCAATAGACCGTCGCGCTCCTCCAGTACTTCGGCTTCCTGCAATTGCCGCTGCTCATCGGCGCTGATCAGCCCCGGGGCGAACGGCCGCGACCAACCGAACACGTCGCGCAGTGTCCTGGACCGCTCGTTGCCGGGCCGTTGGTTGACCCGTTCGTGGGTCAGGGGCGTCGGCGTAATGAAACGATAGCCGTCAGCTTGCAGGCGGCGGCCCAATTGCAGCAATGCCAAGTCCGGTTCGGACAAGCGTTCTTCTGGATTCATGCAGGCTCCTAGCGCAGTGCGGACTTGAGTTCGATAAATCGACGCGTCGCCAGCAGACCGGCCGGATGGCTGTGGCAACGGGCCGAGAGCCAGGGCATCAAAATGAGCATTTGCTCATCGGGCGTCTGGCCTTGCAGCGCTTGTTGCAGGCTTTGCACATCGGGGTCTTCCACTGGCGTTTGCGGCTCACACGTTGCCCCGTGACTGCGTCGAGGACCTGACCGCGGCCCCTGCTCCAGCCAGTCCCCCGCGATCCAGTCGTGCAACAGTTGCTTTTCATAAGGGCTGAACACCCCGAACATGGCTGCCCCCGCGCCCTCGATCAGTGTCCAGAACCGGCTGTTCTGGGGATCTTCGTGACGTTTGATCCAGCCTTTGTTCTGCATCGCCGCGAGGAACCCTTCCAGTTGTCCCGGTGCCGAGAGCCACTGATTGACGGTCTTGCCTTCGAACTTGCAGTAGTCGGAATGCATGTGCTGGCCGAATGGACGCTTGCGTTCGAGCATGGCCAAGACTTCACGGTAGAGGTCGAACGACTCGATGATTGCCCGGCTGCCCTGCCCCAAGTCGTTGAGGCGATAGCCCAGGGTGACCCGGCGCCAGAAGGACTCGCGGTCCGCTTCCATCGGCATCAGCTGCAGCAACGACTGTACGGCCTTATGGGCATGGCCCGTGCTGGCGTTGTCGATGGTCACGTGGAGGGTGAAGTAGTACGGGTCGATGTCCAGTTCGCTCAGTTCATAAGCGCTGATCAACAGGTGCAAGGGCAATTGTTCGTAGCCCAGGTTGTAGCCGATGACCTCTGGCAGGTATTCATCGCCCGCGTAACCCAGGGCCAGTTGCACCGCACCTTGGAGGTAGCGCTCGTCGTCGATGTCCGGGGCGTCCAGCAACCCGTGCTCGGCGAGTAATTTGCGATAGATCACCACATGGTTTTGCGAGGGATTACCGTCCCCCAGCTCTTCCAGATAGGTGCACAGCAAGCCTTCGAAACGGTGGTCGTGCCAATGCTGGAGCACGCCATACAGCCAGGCCCCGTCTACGAGCTTGGTGGGGGCGACGGCTTGCAGGAAATACAAAGCATGGGCCTTGCTGCTGAAGAACTCTCGCGCACCGCCGCTTTTGCGTCGATCCAGGTACTCGGCATATTGCTGAGCCACGCCGGCACTGTGTTGCTCGACCCAGGTTTGCAGGGCCATGGGGTCATCGGGTATCTCTTGGGGCAGTGCCGTGGCCTGTTCAGCGCATTGTTGGATGAACGCTTGGGCGGCGGCTTGTTTATCAGCATCGTCGGGGCCCTGCAGCAGCCGTTCATAGCATTTGCGTACGGTCCCGGTGGCAGTGACCGGTTGCACGGTGGCAGGTCGGGATCGGAGGGTTGTCAGCGCAGTCATAAGGGCCTCTGGATTCTCTACAGGACGCTGAGTCAGTACGTCTCTACTTTTGCAGAGCGCTGTGAGCGACGAAAAATTCCCTTGGGTTGAAAGGCCGCCGGATAAACGGAGCCGTACCGTTTTGGCGGGAACCCTCGCTTCGCTTCGGGCCTCGAATACTGGGAACCTCTTTAATGTGAAAGAGCGCTTATCCGTGGCGAGGGAGCTTGCTCCCGCTCGAGTGCGTAGCGCTCGCAAGTTTTAAGGGCCGCTTCGCAGCCCAGCGGGAGCAAGCTCCCTCGCCACGAAAAATAGATGCCAGCCAACACTGTCTGTGTGGACCTTCCCACGCCGGGCGATACCCAAGGAGCACCAATGATTTTCACTGTATGGGTAGCGGTGCTCGGTGCCGTGTTGCTGACCCTGGCCCTGACCTCTTCGTACCTGCGCTGGATGCCGGTCACCACCTCGGCAATGTGCCTGGTGCTGGGCGTTGCCATCGGGCCGGCAGGGCTTGAGCTGCTGAAGCTGGACCTTGGCGATTCCTCAATATGGATGGAACACCTCACGGAAGTCGCAGTGGTGTTTTCGCTGTTCGTCAGCGGCCTCAAGCTGCGCCTGCCGCTCAAGGACCGGACCTGGCGTGTGGCCTATGGTTTGGCCGGGCCGGTGATGATCCTGACCATCGCCGGCCTGAGCCTGGCGCTGCATTACCTGTTCGGCCTGGGTTGGGGCGTGTCGTTGCTGATCGCCGCGATACTGGCGCCTACCGATCCGGTGTTGGCCGCCTTGGTACAGGTCAACGATGCCCGGGACGATGACCGGGTGCGCTTCGGTTTGTCTGGCGAAGCCGGATTGAACGATGGCACCGCGTTCCCCTTTGTGATCCTGGGCCTGTTGGTGCTGAGCGCGGACGGCAACGGCTTTCTCGGAGAATGGGTGCTGGGCAGGGTGCTGTGGGCTGTGCCGGCAGGTTTGCTGGTCGGCTACTGGATGGGCCGCGGCATTGGCCGGCTGACCCTGTCCATGCGCATCAAGAACGCTGACAGCACCCTGTCACCCAACGACTATTTGGCCCTGGCACTGATTGCCCTGGCCTATGTCGCGGCCGAGGCGGTCCACGGCTACGGTTTTCTCTCGGTGTTCGCCGCGGGCCTGGGCCTGCGCCAGGCCGAGGTGCAGTCCACCGACGAAAACTCACCGCCGGCCGAGCACCTTGTGCAGCCGGTGGTCGGTCATGAAGCTGTCGAACCCCGACAAGCGGTGCTGGGGGATACCGAATCCCTGGATGACGGCCAGGTGGCGGCCGGCGTGATGATGAGCGACATGCTGGCATTCGGCAGTTTGGTGGAACGCTCCATGGAAGTGTTCCTGGTGACGCTCTTGGGGGTGGTCATTGCCAATCACTGGGATTGGCGGGCCTTGTCCGTTGGCGCGTTGCTGTTCGCGGTCATCCGCCCTTTGAGTGTGCTGGCGATGCCTTGGGGGCGATTGCTGGACGGGCCGCAACGGCTGCTGATCGGCTGGTTTGGCATACGCGGTATCGGTAGCTTGTTTTATCTGTTCTATGCCTTGAACCATGACTTGCAGCCAGACGTGGCCAGGCTGTGCATCAACCTGACCTTGTCGGTGGTGGCCTTGAGTATCCTGGCCCATGGGTTGAGCACCCAGCCGACGCTGGCTTGGTATGAGCGTCGTAAGCGATCGAACTGAGGGCTTTTGGGGTCGCTTCGCGACGCAGCGGGAGCAAGCTCCCTCGCCACGATGATGGCTCAAGGTTGGGGGCGCCTCAGCCTACGGGGTCGGTCACCTGGATCAGGATTGAATACGCCCCCAGCAACACCCAGAACGTGGCGAAGATCCACGGCGTACGCACCGAAAACAGCAGCGACTTGCGGTAGCCCTTGTGGGTCGATTCTCGCTCGCTGAACAAAGGGGATTCGTCGTAGGCCAGGCCCATCAAGGGTTCGGCGCGTAGCAGTTCGCTTTGCTTGAAATGCCAGTGATCAATGATGTCGTAGGCCGCGCGAATGCCCGGCCAGGCGTTGAGCGAACTCAAGAAGCCCAGCAAGGCCAGGAATGGCGGCACGATCAAGGTGAACAACTTGCCCCATTCCGGGTTCAAGTTGGCCATGCACGAGGCAAAGGCGATCACCAGGAACGATTGGGCCGCCAGGTAGGCATCGGTTCGATTGGCCAGGATGCTGGTTTCGTATTGGATTTCCCGCCGATAAAAATCCAGGCGTTCCTTGGGGGAGCCGAACAGCTTGGCGTTGTGCTCGGTCAGTTCTTCTTCCGGGGTTGGACGGGTAAGTATTCTGGGCATTGCGCAGGTTGTGCCTCGGTGATGACTCGGACTCATTTAGAAGAACCGGGCACAAGGCAAGTTCAAGCCGATGGACCGAAGGCACGGCAAGGCTTCAATGAAACGCCCTCCGATCATCCGTGTCTCTAGAACATCAACAGTGTGAGGAGGGATCTGTGGATTATCTCGGATGGGTTCAATGGCCAGCGATGATGGTCACCGTGCTGGCCGCCTGGTTGATCGGCTCACGCCAGCCCCGACGCAGGGTGGCGGGGTTCAGTTGTTTCATCGCCAGCAACATTCTGTGGGTGATCTGGGGACTGCACTCGAATGCCTATGCGCTGATCGTGTTGCAATTTTGTCTATGCGCGATGAATTTGCGTGGGTT
This genomic window contains:
- a CDS encoding cation:proton antiporter, encoding MIFTVWVAVLGAVLLTLALTSSYLRWMPVTTSAMCLVLGVAIGPAGLELLKLDLGDSSIWMEHLTEVAVVFSLFVSGLKLRLPLKDRTWRVAYGLAGPVMILTIAGLSLALHYLFGLGWGVSLLIAAILAPTDPVLAALVQVNDARDDDRVRFGLSGEAGLNDGTAFPFVILGLLVLSADGNGFLGEWVLGRVLWAVPAGLLVGYWMGRGIGRLTLSMRIKNADSTLSPNDYLALALIALAYVAAEAVHGYGFLSVFAAGLGLRQAEVQSTDENSPPAEHLVQPVVGHEAVEPRQAVLGDTESLDDGQVAAGVMMSDMLAFGSLVERSMEVFLVTLLGVVIANHWDWRALSVGALLFAVIRPLSVLAMPWGRLLDGPQRLLIGWFGIRGIGSLFYLFYALNHDLQPDVARLCINLTLSVVALSILAHGLSTQPTLAWYERRKRSN
- a CDS encoding class I SAM-dependent methyltransferase, with protein sequence MNPEERLSEPDLALLQLGRRLQADGYRFITPTPLTHERVNQRPGNERSRTLRDVFGWSRPFAPGLISADEQRQLQEAEVLEERDGLLHSRVRWSSLDGLLFAHSQFPTQASDAVFFGPDSYRFAQLIHTHLQQNFTAVHRAVDIGCGAGVGALVIARARREAQVLALDINPLALRLSAVNAALAEVANVEIARSDVLQDVEGNFDLIVANPPYMADPSERAYRHGGGVLGAGLSLRIVEQALPRLTPGGSLVLYTGVAMVDGRDPFLEALGPWRDSAEFGWTYRELDPDVFGEELLTPGYQDVERIAVVALVVTRIGAGIGGTIDEQAHEVRH
- a CDS encoding carboxylate-amine ligase — protein: MNRRMKFGIEEEYFITDLQTRCMPGQPPADAVAACRSVLGKHFAHEMFQSQVEMASPIFRSLPEAADYLTQVRTGLNQRLASYGLGLLSAGSHPMATQVLQPTDELHFQQLFDDYQRVARRSVLSGLHVHVEVPATQDRVRVMNEVLPWLPMFLALSASSPFWNGAYSGFSSYRQVACDEWPRMGAPEFFEDESGFAGYVDMLMRTGSIRQPSDCWWVIRPSSRYPTLELRICDACPRIEDVLCLVSLFRLMVAHAVAQPRPGGNFSLMSHWMLKENRWRAKRHGILAEFIAEGQEQPMLIGEWLTVAEETFGDTAAALGVQDVFKQARRMVQEGTSADRQIVVYEQGLLLGDSTEQALSRVVDQLLAETAGMPVADPALPQVAGGP
- a CDS encoding iron-containing redox enzyme family protein codes for the protein MTALTTLRSRPATVQPVTATGTVRKCYERLLQGPDDADKQAAAQAFIQQCAEQATALPQEIPDDPMALQTWVEQHSAGVAQQYAEYLDRRKSGGAREFFSSKAHALYFLQAVAPTKLVDGAWLYGVLQHWHDHRFEGLLCTYLEELGDGNPSQNHVVIYRKLLAEHGLLDAPDIDDERYLQGAVQLALGYAGDEYLPEVIGYNLGYEQLPLHLLISAYELSELDIDPYYFTLHVTIDNASTGHAHKAVQSLLQLMPMEADRESFWRRVTLGYRLNDLGQGSRAIIESFDLYREVLAMLERKRPFGQHMHSDYCKFEGKTVNQWLSAPGQLEGFLAAMQNKGWIKRHEDPQNSRFWTLIEGAGAAMFGVFSPYEKQLLHDWIAGDWLEQGPRSGPRRSHGATCEPQTPVEDPDVQSLQQALQGQTPDEQMLILMPWLSARCHSHPAGLLATRRFIELKSALR